The genomic stretch ATCAAAATCTGGATGACAAAACAGAACTCGGCACCCGGAACATCAAGATGGCCCTGCGAAAGCTGCGCCAGTTTGCCCGCAAGGGCGCACCGGACGAATTTGATCTGGGCGGCACCATTGATGCCACCGCCCGGCATGGCTATCTTGACATCAAGATGCGCCCTGAACGCCGCAATATGATCAAAGTGCTGATCTTTTTCGATATAGGTGGATCGATGGACCCCTATATCAAACTGATGGAAGAGCTTTTTTCTGCTGCAAGAGCAGAATTCAAGCATATGGAATATTTCTACTTCCACAACTGCCTGTATGATTATGTCTGGAAGGACAATAACCGGCGCTGGACGGATAAAACCAAAACCTGGGATGTTCTGCACACATACGGCAATGACTATAAGGTCATTTTTGTGGGAGATGCTTCCATGAGCCCTTATGAAATTTCAGTACCAGGTGGCTCTGTGGAATATTTCAATGAGGAGGCCGGGGCAATCTGGTTCCAGCGCTTGCTCGATATTTACGAGCGTGCCGTCTGGCTGAACCCGATTTCTGAGGACTCATGGCGCTATGTGCCATCGATCCAGATGGTTGAGCAACTGTTTGAAGACCGCATGTTCCCGCTGACGCTGGACGGTCTTGATAAAGCAATGGCGGAATTGAAACGCTAGTCGCGCAGGATTATTTCGATTTGCGCAGACGGCGCACTTCGGCAACGGTCTCGTGCACTTTGTCGCGTAACTCCTGGAGAATGACAGACCGACGTACAACGTCACGTCGTTCCTCCCCGATCAATGTCTCCGCTTGTGCACAGATATCGCCAACATCCCAGGCACCAACACCGCGAGATGCCCCTTTCAGGGCATGGGCGGCATCTTTCCACGCTGCATCTTCTGCATTCGGATCAAGCATACGCGTCCACATATCTGCCTGTTCCTCAAAAATGCTGAGAATTTCATCACGCAAGGCCACATCACCAGAAACGTAGCGGTCGAGATGATCCAGATCGATCAGTGCTGTATTACTCATGCAACTTCCCCTATTTTATTGGAGAAACATACATCAGCGTGATTAACAGGCCGTTATGGATAACGCGAAAATTACATCAATCGCGCAAACACCGTGATCTGGTTAGTCCGTTAACGCCTTATTCAGACTTTTCTTCCTCGGCTGGCGCATCGCTGTCGGCCTCATCCTCAGACCCGGACTCATCTTCCATCGCCTCAAGCTCTGCTTCGAGTTCATCCAGCAGGGGCTCATCGGCAACAGCCTCAGAAACAGCTTCTTCTGCCTTCTCAGCCATGTCAGAAACCTGCTCGGCGGCGGCGTCTTTGACATCTGCAAGTGCG from Parvularcula sp. IMCC14364 encodes the following:
- a CDS encoding Hpt domain-containing protein; translated protein: MSNTALIDLDHLDRYVSGDVALRDEILSIFEEQADMWTRMLDPNAEDAAWKDAAHALKGASRGVGAWDVGDICAQAETLIGEERRDVVRRSVILQELRDKVHETVAEVRRLRKSK
- a CDS encoding VWA domain-containing protein, with translation MFINFFQELKSADIPVSLREYLTLMEAMDANLASRKVEDFYYLSRAALVKDERHLDKFDRVFGHVFKGLETVEEGLLAEAEIPEDWLRNLTEKYLTDEEKAEIESMGGWDKLMDTLKERLKEQEKRHEGGSKWIGTGGTSPFGNGGYNPEGVRIGGKSQHKRAVKVWEKREYQNLDDKTELGTRNIKMALRKLRQFARKGAPDEFDLGGTIDATARHGYLDIKMRPERRNMIKVLIFFDIGGSMDPYIKLMEELFSAARAEFKHMEYFYFHNCLYDYVWKDNNRRWTDKTKTWDVLHTYGNDYKVIFVGDASMSPYEISVPGGSVEYFNEEAGAIWFQRLLDIYERAVWLNPISEDSWRYVPSIQMVEQLFEDRMFPLTLDGLDKAMAELKR